One window of the Devosia sp. 2618 genome contains the following:
- a CDS encoding EVE domain-containing protein, producing MAAPTCWIGVAARAHVMVGQADGFVMFAHGKHSAVKQLRPGDWFAYYSPTETLGGKDAVRRFTAIGTVADSPPEPNAMMGATEAWMRKAHYLPSQEADIYLLLPQFDFVTDAAHWGMYFRKSLFKVTAADFSRIADAMDVGSQFNLGD from the coding sequence ATGGCCGCGCCGACCTGCTGGATCGGCGTTGCGGCCCGCGCCCATGTGATGGTTGGGCAGGCGGACGGCTTTGTCATGTTCGCCCATGGCAAGCATTCAGCGGTCAAGCAACTGCGGCCCGGCGACTGGTTCGCCTATTACTCACCAACCGAAACGCTGGGCGGCAAGGACGCGGTGCGCCGCTTCACCGCCATCGGCACCGTGGCCGATAGCCCGCCCGAACCCAATGCCATGATGGGCGCCACCGAGGCCTGGATGCGCAAGGCGCATTACCTGCCCTCGCAGGAGGCCGATATCTACCTGCTGTTGCCGCAGTTCGATTTCGTCACGGACGCGGCCCATTGGGGCATGTATTTCCGCAAGTCGCTGTTCAAGGTAACGGCAGCCGACTTTTCCCGTATCGCCGATGCCATGGATGTCGGCAGCCAATTTAATCTCGGAGACTAG
- the dapB gene encoding 4-hydroxy-tetrahydrodipicolinate reductase: MTALKVVVAGAGGRMGAANIRAVAALSGLELHGAVAKLHAAVDRPGTPAIGLDAGLFAGIEALGVPITDDIDAALVGADAIIDFTAPAASVALAQKAAARGLVHIIGTTGCSEADDAAIARAGENGARIVKSGNFSMGMVVLANLVEKAAAALADYDIEILEMHHNKKVDAPSGTALMLGEAAAKGRDIALKDHSVRVRDGHTGPREAGTIGFATLRGGNVIGDHMVILAGQSERIELNHRAQDRTIYANGAARAALWAAAQPAGLYAMTDVLGL; encoded by the coding sequence ATGACGGCATTAAAGGTTGTGGTTGCTGGCGCTGGTGGCCGCATGGGCGCCGCCAATATCCGCGCCGTGGCCGCATTGTCGGGCCTCGAACTGCATGGCGCCGTCGCCAAACTGCACGCCGCCGTCGACCGTCCGGGCACGCCCGCCATCGGTCTTGATGCCGGGTTATTTGCCGGCATCGAAGCCTTGGGCGTTCCGATCACCGACGATATCGACGCCGCTTTGGTCGGCGCCGACGCCATCATCGATTTTACCGCCCCGGCCGCCAGCGTCGCTCTGGCACAAAAGGCCGCCGCGCGGGGCCTCGTCCATATCATTGGCACCACCGGTTGTTCGGAAGCCGATGATGCAGCGATTGCCAGGGCTGGCGAGAACGGCGCGCGCATCGTCAAGTCGGGCAATTTCTCGATGGGCATGGTGGTGCTGGCCAATCTCGTCGAAAAGGCCGCTGCGGCGCTGGCCGATTACGACATCGAAATTTTGGAAATGCACCACAACAAGAAGGTCGATGCGCCTTCCGGCACCGCGCTGATGCTGGGCGAAGCCGCCGCCAAGGGCCGCGATATCGCGCTCAAGGATCACTCGGTGCGCGTCCGCGACGGCCATACCGGCCCGCGTGAAGCCGGCACCATTGGTTTTGCCACCCTGCGCGGTGGCAATGTCATCGGTGACCATATGGTCATTCTCGCCGGCCAGTCCGAGCGCATCGAACTCAATCACCGGGCGCAGGATCGCACCATCTACGCCAATGGCGCCGCCCGCGCTGCGCTCTGGGCCGCTGCCCAACCGGCCGGCCTTTACGCCATGACCGACGTTCTGGGGCTCTGA
- a CDS encoding VOC family protein — protein sequence MTITNALAGVAVESIDNALDFYEAIFGRTADARPMNDVAEWKLTGGGWVQVFTDADRAGASSITLIVDDLAEELGRLALLGYKPVAKAMGDFFKTAKFRDQDGNQVILSQPQAGTY from the coding sequence TTGACCATCACCAACGCGCTCGCCGGTGTCGCGGTGGAAAGCATCGACAACGCCCTCGATTTTTACGAGGCGATCTTCGGGCGGACCGCCGATGCGCGACCGATGAACGACGTCGCAGAATGGAAGCTGACAGGAGGCGGCTGGGTCCAGGTGTTTACCGATGCCGACCGGGCCGGGGCTTCATCCATCACCCTGATCGTCGATGATCTGGCCGAGGAACTGGGCCGGCTGGCGCTGCTGGGCTACAAACCCGTGGCCAAGGCGATGGGCGATTTCTTCAAGACCGCCAAATTCCGCGACCAGGATGGTAATCAGGTGATCTTGAGCCAGCCACAGGCCGGGACGTATTAG
- the coaA gene encoding type I pantothenate kinase produces MAKRPPVLAPYHHFTKAQWGALRADEKMTLSREDIARLRTLSDPISLEEAEEIYLPLTRLLSFYVEAIQGLHNVSTRFLETPDQKVPFIIGVAGSVAVGKSTTARILQALLQRWVSSPKVDLVTTDGFLHPNAVLTERGIMNRKGFPESYDRGRFVNFLADIKSGKGQVKVPVYSHLVYDVVEGGEVTIDRPDILIVEGLNILQPGELPRDGKPILFASDFIDFSIFIDADNADLEAWYMERFFRLRDTAFRDPSSFFRRFAEMSEAEAGDYGRQIWKTINLPNLLENVLPTRGRADLVLKKGKSHMIEKVQLRRV; encoded by the coding sequence ATGGCTAAGCGTCCCCCGGTCCTTGCGCCCTACCACCACTTCACCAAGGCGCAATGGGGTGCCCTGCGCGCCGACGAGAAGATGACCCTGTCGCGCGAAGACATCGCCCGGCTGCGCACGCTATCCGATCCGATCTCGCTCGAAGAAGCCGAAGAGATCTATCTGCCGCTGACGCGCCTGCTGAGTTTTTATGTCGAGGCCATCCAGGGCCTCCACAACGTCTCGACGCGTTTTCTCGAAACCCCCGACCAGAAGGTGCCCTTCATCATCGGCGTCGCCGGATCGGTCGCGGTGGGTAAATCGACAACCGCGCGTATCCTTCAGGCGCTGCTGCAGCGCTGGGTGTCGAGCCCCAAGGTCGATCTGGTCACCACAGACGGGTTCCTCCATCCCAATGCCGTGCTGACCGAGCGCGGCATCATGAACCGCAAGGGTTTTCCCGAAAGCTACGATCGCGGTCGGTTCGTCAACTTCCTCGCCGACATCAAATCGGGCAAGGGTCAGGTCAAGGTCCCGGTTTATTCGCACCTGGTCTATGACGTGGTGGAAGGCGGGGAGGTCACCATCGACCGCCCCGACATTCTGATCGTTGAGGGGCTCAATATCCTCCAGCCCGGCGAATTGCCGCGTGATGGCAAGCCGATCCTGTTCGCGTCGGACTTCATCGATTTTTCGATCTTTATCGATGCCGACAATGCCGATCTCGAAGCCTGGTACATGGAGCGCTTCTTCCGCCTCCGCGACACCGCCTTCCGCGATCCCAGCTCGTTCTTCCGCCGTTTTGCCGAAATGAGCGAAGCCGAAGCCGGCGACTATGGCCGCCAGATCTGGAAGACCATCAACCTGCCCAACCTGCTCGAAAACGTCCTCCCCACCCGCGGCCGCGCTGATCTGGTGCTCAAAAAGGGCAAGAGCCACATGATCGAGAAGGTCCAACTGCGCCGGGTGTAG
- a CDS encoding phosphoribosyl-ATP diphosphatase, with product MTLEDLEARIATRAAASPEDSYTAKLIARGMEKCAQKLGEEATEAVIAAVTGNRAELVKESADVLFHLLVVLKAANVPLSEIMAELDARTGQSGLAEKAARKETN from the coding sequence ATGACCCTCGAAGACCTCGAAGCCCGTATCGCGACCCGCGCCGCTGCCTCGCCCGAGGACAGCTACACGGCCAAGCTGATTGCCCGTGGCATGGAAAAATGCGCGCAAAAGCTCGGCGAAGAAGCCACCGAAGCGGTGATCGCCGCGGTCACCGGCAACCGGGCCGAGCTGGTCAAGGAATCGGCTGACGTGCTGTTTCACCTTCTGGTCGTGCTCAAGGCCGCCAATGTGCCCCTGAGCGAGATCATGGCCGAACTCGACGCCCGCACGGGCCAATCCGGTCTCGCCGAAAAGGCTGCCCGCAAGGAAACCAATTGA
- the hisF gene encoding imidazole glycerol phosphate synthase subunit HisF — translation MTLKTRLIPCLDVKDGRVVKGVQFVDLIDAGDPVAAAMAYDAAGADELTFLDIAASHEGRDTIFDVVARTAEHCFMPVTVGGGVRTIEDIRKLLLAGADKVAINSAAVSDPDFISRAADKFGNQCIVVSVDAKQRLTQGVGGDNRSDWEIFTHGGRKPSGLDAVEFAARMVERGAGELLVTSMDRDGTKSGFDLKLTRAIADAVEVPVIASGGVGSLQDLVDGVIEGHASAVLAASIFHFGTFTIPQAKQYLRDHGVAVRMDAVA, via the coding sequence ATGACCCTCAAGACCCGTCTCATTCCCTGCCTCGACGTCAAGGACGGTCGCGTGGTCAAGGGCGTGCAGTTCGTCGATCTGATCGATGCCGGTGATCCCGTGGCCGCCGCCATGGCCTATGATGCGGCCGGCGCCGACGAACTGACCTTCCTCGATATCGCCGCGAGCCACGAAGGCCGCGACACCATTTTTGACGTCGTGGCGCGTACTGCGGAACATTGCTTCATGCCGGTGACGGTGGGCGGTGGTGTTCGCACCATCGAAGACATCCGCAAGCTGCTGTTGGCGGGCGCCGACAAGGTCGCGATCAATTCGGCTGCCGTCAGCGATCCCGATTTTATCTCGCGGGCCGCCGACAAGTTCGGCAATCAATGCATTGTCGTTTCGGTCGACGCTAAGCAGCGCCTGACCCAGGGCGTGGGTGGCGATAACCGTTCCGACTGGGAGATTTTCACCCATGGCGGTCGCAAGCCATCGGGCCTAGACGCGGTGGAGTTTGCCGCCCGCATGGTCGAGCGCGGTGCCGGCGAATTGCTGGTCACCTCGATGGATCGCGACGGCACCAAGTCCGGCTTTGACCTCAAGCTGACCCGCGCCATTGCCGATGCGGTGGAAGTGCCGGTGATCGCTTCGGGCGGCGTCGGCTCGCTGCAGGATCTGGTCGATGGCGTCATCGAAGGCCATGCCAGCGCTGTGCTGGCCGCCTCGATCTTCCACTTCGGCACCTTCACCATCCCCCAGGCCAAGCAATATCTGCGCGACCATGGTGTCGCCGTGCGGATGGACGCGGTGGCCTAG